From Temnothorax longispinosus isolate EJ_2023e chromosome 3, Tlon_JGU_v1, whole genome shotgun sequence, one genomic window encodes:
- the LOC139809421 gene encoding uncharacterized protein: MAVEPTFGVVPSTFNIEQFDPTASSWSRWLQRFKGALSVFKVAEGSKVAYFLHYIGASSFDMLCNRLDPANPYEQGYAELTALLQKFYEPASLEIVENFRFHQRRQEDGETIQQFIAALHKLSINCKMGTYLKTALRNQLVFGVANKRIQLRLLEVKDLTFDKACQIAQTMELSEKGGVQLQSKKPPEECLQMEKKKDNKFKSHPGKKKQNFKMDKRKPFTKNNSLYKNANNSNIICYRCGDQHLASKCLLNKDINCHSCGSSGASS; this comes from the coding sequence ATGGCGGTGGAACCTACCTTTGGTGTTGTGCCGAGTACATTCAATATTGAACAATTTGATCCGACCGCATCATCGTGGAGCCGTTGGTTACAACGCTTCAAAGGCGCTTTAAGTGTCTTTAAAGTAGCCGAAGGAAGCAAAGTTGCGTATTTTCTACATTATATCGGGGCATCGTCTTTCGATATGCTCTGTAATCGTCTGGATCCAGCCAACCCTTACGAACAAGGCTATGCCGAGCTCACCGCATTGCTCCAGAAATTTTATGAGCCGGCATCTCTTGAAATTGTGGAAAACTTCCGTTTCCACCAAAGAAGACAGGAAGACGGTGAAACTATCCAGCAATTCATTGCAGCTTTACACAAACTGAGTATAAACTGCAAGATGGGCACGTACTTAAAAACAGCGCTGAGGAATCAGTTAGTTTTCGGCGTTGCTAACAAACGGATCCAGTTAAGACTCCTTGAGGTTAAGGACCTTACTTTCGACAAAGCGTGTCAAATTGCTCAAACCATGGAACTATCCGAGAAGGGTGGCGTTCAACTTCAATCAAAGAAACCCCCGGAGGAGTGTCTGCagatggaaaagaaaaaggataaCAAGTTCAAGAGCCATCCGGGGAAGAAGAAGCAAAACTTCAAGATGGATAAGCGAAAACCgtttactaaaaataattctttgtacaAAAATGCGAACAActctaatattatttgttacagaTGCGGCGATCAGCACCTTGCGTCAAAGTGCTTGttgaataaagatattaactGCCATTCTTGCGGCTCTTCAGGGGCATCCTCGTAA